In the genome of Brachypodium distachyon strain Bd21 chromosome 3, Brachypodium_distachyon_v3.0, whole genome shotgun sequence, the window AGTCAAGTTGAGCGAACTCGTTATCTTAGTCTATGAACTCGACAAAAATGAACGCTTTAATCCACGAACTcagaaaacgcacacttaaacccctaaatAGGGACTAccgtgtcactttagtccaaaaacagtTCTGCGAGGAttaaacacgccacgtggccgccatgtcggcttcggccaggacCGCAGGCTGCTACTCGATGTTCTGAagatttttttccaaaatcaTCATGCCCGAACTGCCCGCGAGGGGCAAGGCAGTCATGCCCAGACGGGGATCCTGGGGCCCCGAGAACCACGCCGTTGCTGCCGCCGCTTCGCCTAAGGTTGGTATCAAGCCCACAATGCTTAATTTTGATGAGAGGACGCCGGTGAAGGggtcgccgaagccgacgtggcggccacgtggcgtgtttaagcctcgTTGAATCGTTTTTgaactaaagtgacacagttgtcccagtttaggggtttaagtgtgcttttttttcgagttcgtggactaagtgttcatttttaccgtgttcatggactagtggtgtattttattCTTTTTAAAACGGATTCACTAGAGCCAGCGATCCATATTGCATTTATGtcaaataaacaaatatatgAAATTTTCACTAATACTTTGTGCACATGTGAATGTTTCTCAGAAGAAGTAAAGTAAACtttaaaatatgtttttttaacaGGTTCACTTTATAAAGTATAAAAAGGCCTATAGTTTTCGCCACACATCATCAACCGCATACACCCACACCTGCCAAGTCACTTGCCGGTCTGGTGATTGCCTGTGAATAGAGATTTGATCTAAAGTATTCCCCCATGTCAAGTTCATGGTGTCAAATATAGGATTTTTCATGTACCGTAGTGTTTCCACCTTCCAAGTCCGTACAATAATGGTGCATTCACGCCCAAAAGACCTTTAGTGGAAAAAGGCTTGATTATCACGCCAAATTCACTCCTTTCGCGTACCCAGCCAAACTAAATTGAGCTTTTAATTATTGACATGCTATATATCAACCGGTGGTCTTGGAGTAGCTCCGATTCCAAAGAAGAAAACTATCAACCGGTGGGTTGGTTGGAACATGGCACAAAAGTGTCGACGTCCACGTACACTTCCAACTATCAAGCGAGTCTGGCTATCGGCTTTCCCTGGGTAGTTCAGTTCACAGTGGATCAAGGAGCTGTAGATGTACACGTCATAAATAAACATTGCAAGCTGGGAATGGCAGGCGTCGGAAATTCGAGGATATCGTCGTGGCAAGGCAAACCCTATGGAGTACTCAATGAAGACATAGCTTCTTCGCGGCACTTGCCTTTTTCCGCATGCTTGCTCGATCGCCTGATGCAGCTTACAGATTTGTGGTCAAGGGATGCATCTCCGCGCAGAGCTGTGCACGACGATGGATCCGGGCATCAGAAACAGTAATTGACTATTTGAACGTTGAAGAAGTTGAGTGGGCCATTTTTTGTCTTTCCATCGCCTCCATCTCCCGTATTGCATCCTCGCTTCATTATCTTTTAAATTCATTTTCTGGTATATTTTCTTGATGGTTGTTGATTAAGGTCACCATTATTAATACATTTAATTAAGATGGTTATCACTGTACATAGTTTTTCTTTCCAATTATTTAAAACAAGACAAaggatttttttgtttcatcagtaaaaaaaagttcaaacaGTCATAATCACCCTCTAAACTGTTTTAAATGTGCCACGTAATCCCCAAAACCACGgttttccagttttttttagagaaaccCATCATGGCATGTTTTATTAATCAGGAAATAAGGTTACATCGTTTGTGATTACATCCAACATAAAATCCGAAGGGTCATTATGCCAAACATTAGCCAAGAACCCATCCGCATGACTAGCTAAAACATGAGCAGCCTTATTAGTTTTCCTAGGACAATGCTCAAACACAACCTCcacaaaattaaaacaagCTAAAAAACAATCGGCATAAATTGCCGCAGCCGGGCTAAGTTTAAAATCACCACGAATGATCGTGTCAATAACCTCCATGCAATCCAAGTTTACCAACAGCCCGTTTTTTAGGGATGAAAtatggactttttttttttgagctgaTGAGTCTTGCTGCATACTGCCAGTGGCCCATGTCTAACCCAGCCAGCCACATCAAGGTCTAGAGTCCACGCCAGGAGAGGTTATGGTTTAGCAATCTACTGAATGACGGCCCATTAAGAAGCTGCCCGGCCCGTTAAAACCCTTGGAATCACCCTCAAGAACGACGTTGCCGTCTTCATCCTGTGAAAGGAAAGCAGATAAGAGAAGCGCCCCCTCTCCTTGGAGCAAAACCTTCCTCTGCTTCTAGAACCCTCCGCGCGCCTCCTGCTCCTTCCCTGATGGCccccgccctcctcgccgccgcctcggccacgcccttcctcctccacggcgCCCCCGgcggtagcagcagcagccgaagaccactcgtcgccgccgtcgcccccgGCCGACGCGCTGCATCCGCTCTCCGCGTCCGCGCCGCCCTCAATTGCGACCCTTCCAAGGTGACACCCCGCCTCCGCTCTGCCGAGGGAGACGCCTATACTCCGCTAGTTGTTCTGTTCCATGGTTTTTTAGTATGGTGATTAGTAGTTAGTTTCAGCGGTCTGACGCTCTGGTGCTTGGCCTGTGGTTGTTTTCGTCTGTCAGGTGGCGCCGCAGTCTGACCGGGTGCTCGTCCGTCTCGAGCAGATTCCAGAGGTATCTGCCTGCGAGCCAGTTTCTTTTGGTTTTGCAGTTCTGTTTTTGCTTGTTCGTTCCGATTGGTTGGTGGTGTTTAGTTTGCACACTGGATGCTTCTGAATTTCTAGCCGAATGAATCTCTCCGAGTATCTAGTGTGAATCAATGGCGCAGAAATTGTAGGAAGGTTGCGAGAAGTGGTCACATTTTGGGATACTGAAACGCTAAATTAGACTTCAATTCTTGCTTGTTTCCTCATCGGTAGCTATATGCTTACCAAATTCGTAGTGTTCCCCCACTTATGAACCTGTTTCCAGTTCAGTTAAGATGGAACTTGAATTGTATATGTGAAGCTACATCCTAATGTGGCTTATAAAAATCCATAATCTTGAGGCGCTATAGAGAGTACAACTTAAAACCCAGCCAAAGCAAATGTGTCGGTACTCAGTAAAGAGCGCAATGGAGTTAATTCTGCATGTGGTAAATATTCATGGATATGTATTAACCACATAAATACATGACATGTGAATACTTTGACATGTTGTGGATTCAGTGCTCTGGCAAAATCCATTTCTTAGAGATTAGCACTAACTGCTAATTCACTACCACTGTTGTCTACTTGTCTTGAAGCAATACCTTCTTCACTATGGCTGTATCACTGCTTATTCTTGTGAAATAATGTGATTGTTAGACTCATGTTATGCATTTCTAGGAGAAAAAATTTCATTTCATCTAGCTGATTTTTCCAAGGAAATGTTGAACCTGCAGAAATCTGCTGGAGGAGTCCTGCTACCAAAATCTGCTGTTAAGTTCGAGAGATATTTGATGGGCGAGGTATGGTCTGGAGTCACTATAAGCTTCTGCCAGATTTTATCAGGCTATAGTCTCACGTTGTTGCTCGCTTTATGCCAGATATTATCGGTTGGTGCTGATGTTAGTGAAGTTGAAGCTGGGAAGAAGGTGAGTAAATTATTTCTCCTTTTCTGAAGGACCTTCTTTTGATGCCTGTCAGCTTTTCACGAACAACAAAGCACCAAATGCTTGCATTTGAAGCAAGTGTCTACTTTAAGTACCCCCTCTGTATGTTTGCAGATTGTTCTCTGTGTTGTTCTGGCATCTTTATAATACTCCTTATTACTGTAGTACTGCTTCTTTTGGATTCAGGAGGGATTTTAATGAAAATTGGGACTTGGGATGTTACGGTtgtataaaataaattgatgcttattttcagttttggttTGCTTGCTTTGACCTGTTTTTACCAACACAAGTTGTAGATATGCCCTTTTAGTAAGCTAGTTGTTTTGCTCTCAAAACTGAGCTAGCATCCCATGGGTCATGCTAACTGCTTCAATAACTGCTGAATTGAATTCCAATTGCCTGTATGTTTTGAGAGCGATTCCATGTTAAACTAACTCCAGTTCTGGAGAAATACCGTAGTCCATGTGTTTCTGTTCTATGTGCTTAGATGTTATGAACACCATCTGCTGCATAAATATCACACAACCTCTGCTCTGTTGTTAAATTTTCTGCCTGTTAGTCTCTCTATTATGCGTTCCTACTGCACTTCTTCCAGCCCACACTAGCCACACACAGAAGACATAACTTGCATCTTTCTTTTATCAGCGTTAATTGTTAAGACGATTGTTCTATCAATATTCTTTTATCATGTATTTTTTCTGCTACTGGGATCTTCTCACCATGTTCTGGTGGTAATGGTTGCAGGTTCTCTTCTCAGACATAAACGCCTATGAGGTAAACTAATGGCTACTGTCTAACTGAAAGTTTTTCATGGCTTTGACCCTTCTGGTTGCTGTTATGTGAATTGTGACTGCTCATGGTGTTCATGCATTCCTGCAGGTGGATCTGGGCACAGAAGAGAAGCACTGCTTTTGCCGAGAGTCTGATCTCTTAGCCGTTGTTGCATGAGCATTATTCTAGTTTCGCATGCCATATCCTCCGAATGCCTTGTCTCAGCTGAACAGACTGTTGCTAGCTCCAACTATGCTGTCCGCCATTTGATTTTTACGGATTGAACGGTTTGATGAGATTTAGTTGCAGGGAAATTTTAACTTTCCATAAACCGTGGATATTTCATCTTGTTTTATGTCATGCACATTCCAATCCTTCAGAATTTTCAATAAGGTGTCACCTAATGCTTAGAATCTTTAGGAACTAAGTCAATCAATTTGGACACAATCCTTAGAAACCTGTCATCTCTATTCTTATGAAAGGAATGctacacaaaagaaaaattcctAATGGTTGAAATCCTGTAAAATCTTTCAAAACGAATGAGCACATGTTTACCTGCCGCCCTGCAGCGAGAAGGAGTTTAATTCCTCCTGATTTTGGTGaagcgcatgcatgcagtgttAACGGTTAAGTAACTTATGGCGCCCATGCATGTTAGTATTGGTGATGTTCTGTCTAAAGAAAACGTACTcactctgtccaacaaaggatctcaactttgactaaatttgaatgcatcatacattaagtcatgtctagatatatctaaattttaacaagcatgagacatcttttgttggacggagtgagtattgaGTATTATTGCCGATGTTGTTCTTGTTCCGGAATTGAACGACTGAAGTGCATGCAAGCTTCACTCGTATTGGTTGGTGGGATGTGTCTACTTTGACTTGAGAGACAACTCCAATCTCCATGCCATGGCTGCACATGCACGTAGCTTCTAGCTAGTGTGCTCGCTTAACATGCGAGATGTTGCTCGTGGATACCTCGAGTCCTTGACTTGTGCGGCTAGCTAGACCAGGAGGTTGAGATCGGCATCGCCTGCACTGCACATGACCGAGTTTGGTACATAATagatgtgcatgcatgcatgtgtgcccCAGCGACTGAATGTTTGGTTGGTTCAGGCATAAAGATCCAGCAAATGCAAGTCAAATCACGCTACCTACATAGTACCTATAGGAGACTAACGACGTGATCGAGCAGCAAGTCTTGTACTAGAAATAAAGCACCCAGGCGCAAGTCCTGCTAATGCAAAATCATGAGGTTTACATTCCGTTTCATGCGAACTCGCAGGATTTTACACAAAACTAGTCACTTCAAAATAAGAATCTCATGTAACCAAACGGCCGGCCAGGGTATTACTGTAATTTGCTACGGAGTTAGTACTAGTTACATTACTGTAATTTACTACAGCCAGCTAAATCCTTCCTATGGATCGAGATGGTTCGTTCGTGACCTTGCTACTCCGTACCTCGAACTGCACACTGCACACTACAACTCTGAACTTGCACTGCCAACAATTACAGAGAAGCAGGCTAGCTAGGCTGCCTAGCTGGCTATACTCCAGCTAGCTTCTTTGGGATTTGCATGCATAATGCAATACTGTACTCCAATTCGTTGCATCGATCGGAAGTGCCGGTTTGCGTTCGAATCCGGGCACATGCCCAGCCGCCGGTTTACCACATGTCTTAAGTTTAAACTCCAGTGATCCTTGGTGCGGaatccgtccgtccgtccgtcggCGCATGTAATCATTCGACCCCGACGGATTAGTTTAAGAGTGCTAGTCCACTGCACAGTGCACACGATTCCGTTTATTCAGCtgggctagctagctcttaAAAGCCTGTGTAGATTTCAGAGGCAGCGAACATGCTAGTTAATTATTGACGATCTGAGCCAGTTTTTTTCGGCTTCCTAGACCGACTTCTTCGAGAAGCTGTCCTTTTCCAGCTTTCTGAAAAACCCatcacctaaatttgattaggttACCGAACTAGTTTGATCTAAACTACTTTGGATGCCTAACTAAATCTGAGATACGGCTTCTTCATGAAGCTACGTGAGAGCAGTTTCTAGGAGAAGCCGGTTCTAGAAGTCGAAAAGAACGCACCCTATATATGGCTAGCTATAGCTGGGAGAATTATGCAGAGAGATCTAAGCATTACTCTTGGACTAATCATTCCTTCATTTGCGGATCTTATGCGTACATGGGTCAAATGATTGCCCGAGTGTGCTTGAATTGAATTGGATTGTTTTGACCCCTCTGAGAGGTGAATATATGTGGACAGAGCTTAACTTTGGTCCAACAATGTGTTTGCATAAACAAGCAGACAAGTAGAAGAGTGCTGTGCCAACATAAAAATGAGAGACGTGACACGAATGAAGGCGTTTTAGATCCATCCTAGCTAATACTCCTCCGctcctctcttccttcctCCTACGAAAACAAAGGCAGCGAGGGCCACGCCCTTAGATTGGCCGATGAATATATCATATATGTGGAAGTGTGTACTTACTACGTCGAAGTAGTACTTAATTAGGTGATTTGGTTGCCCAGAATATTAACCAGCATTTTCTTGTTCCAGTAATCACTCCATGCCGACAGCAAAACACATCTCGGGTACAGATACATGGCATGGGAATATCACATCAGCATACATTTTACTGATTTACAGAGGGCCTGGGAAGTTAAACATCTGATCCTTCTGGTACAGGTACAGCTGATGGAGCAGGCACCGGCGTGGCGCAGTGCAGGCACGTGTGGCGGCACACGGCCGGGTAAACGGAGCGCGTTGGCGCAGGATCCGAACGCATGCACGACTCTCCATGCACGCAAATTAATCTCACTACAGCTACACCTGTCATTCTTTCTCCTTCGTCGATCTCACTCTCCTTCGATCACCAGGCTGGTAAAGCCATGAGACTCCGAGATCTCCTCCTGCCAATTGCTCTCGTGGCCCTCTCCTATATAGCCGAGCGCACCACACTCCTTGAGGCTTCGCGAAGAAATTAACAAGCCTCCACCGACACACACGCGCACACGAACACGCACCAGCAGCCGCGCGTCGTCATTCATTTCAGCCAAGCCAGAGCCGGCAAATTAAGCCGTCCAGAGCGCGGGGCCCGCCCTCCGCTTCACCAGccaccgctcgccgccgcagcccgcaGGCGTACATTTATATAcgcgcggccggccggcggcaggcTGTACTGTACATATAGGAGCGGCGCGCGCGTGTATCCAGAGAGGGAGATCGATCGACtgagtacatatatatatcggAGATCTTTCGATCGAAGAAACAATGCAGGCTGCCGGCGGCCGGTGCGCGGCGCTTTTGGTGCTGGCTTGGTCGGCGTGGTGCTGCGGCGCGCAGCTGGCGGAGAAGTACTACGACGGCAAGTGCGGGAACGGGACGAGCGTGGAGGCCATCATCCAGGGCGCCGTCAAGGCCCGCCTCGCCTGGGACCAGCGCATCGTCGCCGGGCTCCTCCACATGCAGttccacgactgcttcgtCGAAGTAAGCAGTCTCCTTAATTAATCTCGCCTAGCTAGTTTGCTCTCTTCCATTAATTCTtctttgattgattgatgtGTGCCGATATGATTTACCAGGGGTGCGACGCGTCGCTGCTGCTGGACGGGCCGAGCTCGGAGAAGACGGCGCCGCAGAACAGCGGCATCTTCGGCTTCGACTTCATCGACGACGTCAAGTCCCTCCTCGAGGCGCAGTGCCCCGGAGtcgtctcctgcgccgacatCATCATCGCCGCAACCAGGGACGCCGTCGCTCTGGTATTTCAAtttcatccatccatctccgtTGTCGCTGTCCGTCGATTATCTGTTCCGTTTGGACATGGAGACTGATCGGTTAACTGCATTGTGCGCGCGCATGACATTGGCAGTGTGGAGGGCCGAGCTACTCGGTGCAGCTGGGCAGGCTGGACGGCAAGTCGTCGGCGGCGTGGATGTGCAGCGACCTGCCGTCGCCGCACATCGGCATCCCCAAGGCCATTGACGTATTCGCCAAGAAGGGATTCAACGCCTTCGAGATGGTCACGCTCATGGGTACGTACTACGTACTCCAACACCTCTGATCGATCAATATACAGTTAATTATATTAGTGGCAGGCCTCGCGTAGCTTTGACCTAGAAACAGGGGCGTATTCAATCTCAATGTGCATCGACACACGGAATGTCACGTATTCCATAGCTGGCgcatataaaaaaacatagtATGACAGTTTGTATTAGACTACTAGTACAAGTACGTAGCGAAGTGCATGTATATGTATGACTGATCGATATGATTGTAACTCAAATCACTAATCAAAGTATTCAAGTACCTAGTGAACAATATTCTATCCGGAAATATCCTGCTAGCTGTTGATTCAGATCTCATCGAGACACATTCGTAAGTGGGTAGAGCAGAAATCACTATGAGCCgtgaaaaaacaacaactagAGAAATCAAAATATAACTGGATGCTTAGGGAGATCGGATGCTTAGGACATCTCCCATAGTTGCAAGGTATTGTTGGCATATTTATCATGTAAGTTTTTGTTAATGAGACAAATATTAAATGGAGATAGAGAGTAAGGTTGGTTAACATACAATTACGTAGTCCCTCCGATCAGTATTactttgtctcaaatttgtccaaatacgaatgtatctatgtataaaaaacgtctagatacatgtaatatttcgataactaattccggccggagaaAGTACAAGATTCTAGGTGGGGCTTTTCATTAGACCACTAACTAAGATAGTCTATTGGGATGCTTGtatcattttttgtttgttgtttaaCCGTTGGAGAGCACACGACGTCGATGCATGCAGGCGCGCACACGGTGGGGGTGACCCACTGCTCGGTGATTATGGACCGGCTATTCAACTTCAACGGCACGGGTGCGACAGACCCATCCATGGACCCGGGCTACGCGTGGGTCCTCAAAACCTTCGCCTGTCCCAAGGGCCAGCCCTTCGACAACATCGTCTACCTCGATGACCCTTCCAGCATCCTCACCGTCGACAAGAGCTACTTCAAGCAGATCTTCCTCGGTCGCGGCGTGCTCCCCGTTGACCAGGAGCTCCGCGACGACCCCACCACCGGCTGGATGATCAAGTTCTTCGCCACCACCGACTTCTTCAACTCCATGTTCGGCTACGCGCTCAACAAGCTCGCCGCCCTCGATGTCAAgaccggcgccgacggcgagaTCAGGACCAACTGCCGCGTCACAAACTGATAGTATTACTTAAAAagatatacggagtactctATTTTTGCTAGGAATTAAAATCAGCAaagtatatgcatatatgcatggccGCCACACACCAACCCTTGAGGGAGGGGATCGACCGTCCcacattcattttttctttctttcttttccttcttccaaTGGTCGATCGAATGATTCTTCTACATAGTCAGTACGATTCGAGTAGTTTTTCTTATGATTCTTTTGTACGTTGTATGGTATAAAAATAAGCACTACAGTACCGTTGTTTAATTGCCCAGAAGATCAGCATACTAGTTTAGAATTATTTTACCAAAGGAAATGCGATGAGAAAATTTTGCTTCATTCAAGTACAGTAGCAACTTGCTCGGCACTTGGCACATGAgtcggagagagagagagacagacagTCAGAGAGAGAGTGTACTACTCTACTATGTGTTTACCTCTACTAGTGTGAAGAACTTAATTAATGTCAGAAATCTAGATTAGTCAATGAGCATCTCGAAGAGCCAAGCTGGAGCTAGGAGGGACACCGAATATGAGAGAGTGCATCCCTAGAGAGGAGCTTTAATTTTACTTCCCCAGATGCTGCTATGTTTCATTGATTCATCAACCCCATGCAAATGCAATTAAGGAATCTATCTTCAGTCCAACGCAAGCTTTCTTGGCTAGTAGGAGTACTCCTAAATTGTTCAGAGCTGATTAATTTAATTAGCCTTGGAGCAGCCGCCGTCCAGCTCAATTTGCTGGTTCTCACGCGAGAGTAGATACTCCAAGATGTTCTTTTTATACTACAGGCTCTTGAAAATAGTCAGGATGTATACTGGGTTATCACTGTTCATTcataaatataaaaaattcTAACTTTATAATAAGTCAAAACTTCTCCAAATTGATCAAGTATATTGAATAATCAACCAACATAAAAATCCAAATTAGTTTAATTAAATATGCTATTCTATAATTATTCATATATActctgttgttgttcttcacaacaattagagtaagagTGCCAaaactcgatggcacaagtgcgagtATAAAaatagggcgtgtacgccgtcTTTATAgtgaaggtcgccgtacacttggacaagttgacacgtcgatattttttgaataggttcggtcgaccctgcgggtgcaacttagtcctatgttagtagaggcttcgagggggtcgttagctaAAGCGTTCGGATCGATCGAGACTCCCCGAATCACctagcgagaggtcgaaaggAGCCGCCTCATACTTGAGCCGAACGAGGCTTTCCAAAtagcgaggtcgagatacccttaagactctaacccgattccctctccttcgggctcgggccgaacgaggcttcccgagatcccgaaactagagctcctctcaaagaggctctctagcCCTTTCTCCTTGAGTTTAtgcaagtgagagtgaatggtacatgccccccatggggggtatttatagcttaggggtccatgacaaaagaccatggctacccttaaGGAAGAGAGAAAAGCGGTGGCAAAATGGCCAAAGTTGCTcctttggtccatagcttttgtgtgcaccatgtgagaaaagtggggcttggtccatggtccaccatggactaagggcc includes:
- the LOC100840934 gene encoding peroxidase 57; translated protein: MQAAGGRCAALLVLAWSAWCCGAQLAEKYYDGKCGNGTSVEAIIQGAVKARLAWDQRIVAGLLHMQFHDCFVEGCDASLLLDGPSSEKTAPQNSGIFGFDFIDDVKSLLEAQCPGVVSCADIIIAATRDAVALCGGPSYSVQLGRLDGKSSAAWMCSDLPSPHIGIPKAIDVFAKKGFNAFEMVTLMGAHTVGVTHCSVIMDRLFNFNGTGATDPSMDPGYAWVLKTFACPKGQPFDNIVYLDDPSSILTVDKSYFKQIFLGRGVLPVDQELRDDPTTGWMIKFFATTDFFNSMFGYALNKLAALDVKTGADGEIRTNCRVTN
- the LOC100828412 gene encoding 10 kDa chaperonin 1, chloroplastic codes for the protein MAPALLAAASATPFLLHGAPGGSSSSRRPLVAAVAPGRRAASALRVRAALNCDPSKVAPQSDRVLVRLEQIPEKSAGGVLLPKSAVKFERYLMGEILSVGADVSEVEAGKKVLFSDINAYEVDLGTEEKHCFCRESDLLAVVA